One Halobaculum sp. CBA1158 DNA segment encodes these proteins:
- a CDS encoding UbiA prenyltransferase family protein, whose protein sequence is MARSSQTISPVNTLTGLIREIRPWQWYKQGVMLLGIVFSQNLLNWDAWLSLLIGMVAFTTVASATYVFNDISDLEEDSNHPEKQNRPIASGQVSVPIATVFGLILACIGLGAAYSLGPLFLAILLAYLAQNALYSLVLKQFVFVDVLIVAIGFVLRAIAGVIAIDVFLSPWLIVSTFLLALVLAFGKRRNELEVAANPQETRGVLGEYSESNIDQLLVMVMATLLMSYSLYTFSRTDPTMMATLPFAFFGVFRYHHLVHTTNIAGQPEYLLTDRPSVVNLILWGIVAIAVLYNVPEIAVEVIQ, encoded by the coding sequence ATGGCCAGGTCATCGCAGACCATTAGTCCAGTAAACACACTCACTGGACTGATTCGAGAGATTCGCCCGTGGCAATGGTACAAGCAGGGCGTAATGCTCCTTGGAATCGTCTTTTCCCAAAATCTTCTAAATTGGGATGCCTGGCTGAGCCTCTTGATCGGGATGGTGGCGTTTACAACCGTCGCCAGCGCGACATACGTTTTCAACGATATTAGCGATCTTGAAGAAGACAGCAATCATCCGGAAAAACAGAATCGTCCGATTGCAAGCGGACAGGTGTCCGTCCCAATTGCCACGGTCTTCGGTCTCATCTTAGCTTGTATTGGGCTCGGAGCAGCTTACAGCCTCGGTCCACTCTTTCTCGCAATTCTACTGGCCTATCTCGCACAGAACGCCCTGTATTCGCTCGTACTGAAGCAATTCGTCTTTGTCGATGTGCTTATCGTCGCCATCGGGTTCGTTCTCCGCGCTATCGCGGGAGTCATCGCTATTGACGTGTTCTTGAGTCCGTGGTTGATCGTGAGTACGTTCCTCCTTGCGTTGGTACTCGCGTTTGGAAAGCGTCGCAACGAACTGGAGGTAGCCGCCAACCCACAGGAAACACGGGGTGTCTTAGGCGAGTATTCAGAGAGCAATATTGATCAACTCCTTGTGATGGTGATGGCCACCCTGCTGATGTCGTACTCACTCTATACGTTCTCACGAACGGATCCGACGATGATGGCAACGCTCCCGTTCGCGTTCTTTGGTGTGTTTCGCTATCATCATCTCGTCCATACAACGAACATCGCAGGTCAACCCGAATATCTCCTCACGGATCGACCCTCAGTAGTGAATCTTATCCTCTGGGGTATCGTCGCTATTGCTGTCCTCTACAACGTACCAGAAATAGCTGTTGAGGTGATTCAGTGA
- a CDS encoding lysylphosphatidylglycerol synthase transmembrane domain-containing protein, producing the protein MRVLSTVQRAIRQHGLWVTALLTVAVFFGMFVVGDASQVVSALLAVDLWRIGVVFLLATISYGVRFLKWEYYLRHLDIDIPLKTSLIVFFSGLMMVVTPGKAGEVWKAWFLRDLRDVPVSRTASVVGAERVTDLIALSVFAFLGILIYQRSSVVLIGVILLFLFGISLLQWRNFCLRVLRWLETLPIVGSYATELEKFYENTYTLFQVRPLSIAFLISLVAWGLEGVALWVVLSGFSSEATLLAALFVFGLGSVVGAASLLPGGLAAAEASMVGMLVILGYTQTIAVSATVIIRVGTLWYGAILGTCVFVVYRFVRDQAQVTNPSN; encoded by the coding sequence ATGCGCGTCCTCTCGACAGTCCAACGAGCGATCCGCCAACACGGGCTCTGGGTTACAGCACTCCTGACAGTTGCTGTGTTCTTTGGGATGTTCGTCGTCGGTGATGCCTCGCAAGTCGTTTCGGCACTCCTTGCGGTTGATCTCTGGCGGATTGGCGTCGTGTTCCTCCTCGCTACGATTAGCTACGGTGTGCGGTTTCTCAAGTGGGAGTACTATCTCCGGCACTTGGATATTGATATCCCCCTCAAGACGAGTCTGATTGTGTTTTTCAGCGGTTTGATGATGGTCGTGACTCCTGGGAAAGCAGGTGAAGTCTGGAAGGCATGGTTCCTCCGTGACCTCCGCGATGTACCAGTTAGTCGGACAGCGTCCGTGGTCGGTGCTGAGCGGGTGACTGATTTGATCGCGCTGTCGGTGTTCGCGTTTCTGGGAATACTTATCTATCAGCGGTCATCCGTCGTGTTGATCGGCGTGATTCTCCTGTTCCTCTTTGGTATCAGTTTGCTTCAGTGGCGGAATTTTTGTCTACGTGTTTTGAGATGGTTGGAGACGCTTCCAATTGTTGGATCGTATGCTACTGAGTTAGAGAAATTCTATGAGAATACGTACACGCTGTTCCAGGTGCGACCGCTCAGTATCGCGTTTCTCATTAGCCTCGTGGCGTGGGGCTTAGAGGGAGTTGCGCTGTGGGTGGTGCTGAGTGGATTCAGTTCAGAAGCGACCCTCCTGGCCGCATTGTTCGTGTTCGGGTTGGGGTCGGTCGTGGGTGCGGCCAGCCTCCTCCCGGGGGGATTAGCGGCCGCGGAAGCCAGTATGGTCGGGATGCTCGTCATCTTAGGATACACCCAGACTATTGCGGTGAGTGCGACGGTAATTATCCGGGTTGGCACGCTCTGGTACGGAGCGATCCTAGGAACCTGTGTGTTTGTTGTCTACCGGTTTGTGAGAGACCAGGCTCAGGTCACAAACCCAAGCAACTGA
- a CDS encoding VTT domain-containing protein, with the protein MFEGLDERGWLLIAVGVTIFYLIRPFVLWPLSLASLFLGYLVGFPSGVPLVLTGTLVTCFLPFLLAGYFQDVNGYTSRISATGESIVTTTGELRGMVAARLSPAPADSVSIGAGLAGVSIWNFALGTLIGELPWAIFYVTFGQSLRSFSSDSVQTVNIEFLLVVSSVAVLLLARPIYLFIFQTE; encoded by the coding sequence ATGTTTGAAGGGCTTGACGAACGTGGATGGCTGCTTATTGCTGTTGGCGTGACTATCTTTTATCTGATTCGTCCCTTCGTGCTCTGGCCACTGAGTCTCGCATCTCTGTTTCTGGGGTACCTCGTTGGATTCCCAAGCGGCGTGCCGCTCGTCTTGACTGGAACCCTGGTTACGTGTTTCCTGCCGTTCCTTCTCGCAGGCTACTTCCAGGATGTGAATGGCTACACCTCACGGATCTCCGCGACTGGTGAGTCAATTGTGACCACCACGGGCGAACTTCGGGGAATGGTTGCTGCTCGACTGTCACCCGCGCCCGCAGATAGTGTCTCTATTGGCGCTGGCTTGGCCGGTGTCTCCATTTGGAACTTTGCGCTCGGGACGCTCATCGGTGAACTACCCTGGGCTATCTTCTACGTCACTTTTGGACAATCACTCCGGAGCTTCTCATCGGACTCCGTTCAAACGGTTAATATTGAGTTTCTGCTAGTTGTCAGTAGCGTTGCGGTGCTTCTGTTAGCACGACCTATCTATCTATTTATTTTCCAAACTGAATAG
- a CDS encoding GLUG motif-containing protein — MGSLAVYGEEDVTRVENVVQHIAIANIVIDGATITRVALVDVDIDGGDNTGGLVGFGDGVIAEGSVSGDVTGANKTGGLVGRNYADISNSSVTANVTSQFNTGGIVGYCPQA, encoded by the coding sequence GTGGGAAGCCTCGCCGTTTACGGCGAGGAGGATGTCACCAGGGTGGAGAATGTTGTTCAGCATATCGCCATCGCGAACATCGTGATCGATGGCGCGACGATCACCCGCGTCGCGCTCGTCGACGTTGATATCGACGGCGGTGACAACACCGGTGGACTCGTCGGATTTGGGGACGGGGTGATCGCCGAGGGCTCCGTGTCCGGTGATGTGACTGGGGCAAACAAAACGGGCGGGCTCGTCGGGAGAAACTACGCCGACATATCGAACTCGTCCGTGACTGCGAACGTCACCAGCCAGTTCAACACGGGCGGGATTGTCGGCTATTGTCCCCAAGCTTGA
- the tnpA gene encoding IS200/IS605 family transposase yields MKYNLETGSHTVYALQYHFVTVTKYRADLLTDEIAERVGEIASDISEDFGVNIQNVNGGSDHVHILFTAKPTTDLTKFINSLKGVTSRKIRDGNPEVRQALDKAFWQPGYFPATTGQVSIDVLMKYVEEQ; encoded by the coding sequence ATGAAGTACAACCTCGAAACCGGGTCGCACACGGTCTACGCGCTCCAATATCACTTCGTGACCGTCACGAAGTACCGCGCAGACCTCCTCACCGACGAAATCGCAGAACGCGTCGGGGAGATTGCCAGCGACATCTCCGAGGACTTCGGCGTGAACATCCAGAACGTCAACGGCGGAAGCGACCACGTTCACATCCTGTTCACGGCGAAGCCAACGACCGACCTCACCAAGTTCATCAACTCACTCAAGGGCGTCACGTCCCGCAAAATCCGTGACGGGAACCCCGAGGTTCGGCAGGCGCTCGACAAAGCGTTCTGGCAACCGGGGTACTTCCCCGCCACCACCGGCCAAGTGAGCATCGACGTACTCATGAAGTACGTCGAGGAGCAGTAG
- the aglM gene encoding UDP-glucose 6-dehydrogenase AglM — protein sequence MRVSIVGSGYVGTTIAACFADLGHEVINIDIDEDIVETINSGAPTIHEDGLPELVAEHAGQGGTGRLRATTEYDAILDTDATFLSLPTPQNDDGSIDLSSMEAGAVQLGKTLEAADDWHTIVVKSTVVPGSTEDVITPILEEESRKTAGDDFGVGMNPEFLREGTAVQDFLNPDKIVLGADDDRALADMHDVFQPLISKTKAPVVETDTRTAEMIKYANNSFLAAKVSLINDIGNICKEHGIDAYEVADAIGLDDRISERFLRSGLGWGGSCFGKDVAAITAAAQEREYNPAMLRATVEVNDRQPNRLLSFMDAHVDVSGERVAVLGLAFKPGTDDVRDSRAIPVIEGLQERGANVVAYDPVAAENMQEHFPGINYASSASAALGSAVAALVVTDWEEITEIEEEFDTMATPVVIDGRRAIDRRDGIVYEGLTW from the coding sequence ATGCGCGTCAGTATTGTCGGCAGCGGGTACGTGGGAACGACTATCGCAGCGTGTTTCGCGGATCTCGGTCACGAAGTCATCAACATCGACATCGACGAAGATATCGTCGAGACGATTAATAGCGGAGCCCCAACGATCCACGAGGACGGACTTCCTGAACTTGTCGCGGAACACGCAGGCCAAGGCGGTACCGGACGACTGCGGGCGACCACGGAGTACGACGCAATCCTCGATACCGATGCTACGTTTCTCAGTCTGCCGACACCACAGAACGATGACGGCAGCATCGACCTCTCGAGCATGGAAGCCGGCGCAGTCCAACTGGGGAAGACGCTCGAAGCGGCAGATGACTGGCACACTATCGTCGTGAAGAGTACGGTCGTTCCCGGTTCCACTGAAGACGTAATCACACCGATTCTGGAAGAGGAAAGCAGGAAGACAGCTGGAGATGACTTTGGCGTCGGAATGAATCCGGAGTTCCTCCGAGAGGGTACTGCCGTACAGGATTTCCTGAACCCGGATAAAATCGTCCTCGGTGCAGACGACGACCGAGCGCTCGCCGATATGCACGATGTCTTCCAACCGCTCATCTCGAAGACGAAGGCACCAGTCGTGGAAACGGACACGCGGACTGCAGAGATGATCAAGTACGCGAATAACAGTTTCCTCGCTGCGAAGGTCTCACTCATCAACGATATCGGAAACATCTGTAAGGAACACGGTATCGACGCCTACGAGGTTGCCGACGCAATTGGTCTCGATGACCGCATCAGTGAACGATTCCTTCGTAGTGGTCTCGGCTGGGGCGGGTCCTGCTTCGGAAAGGACGTTGCTGCGATCACAGCTGCTGCGCAGGAGCGTGAGTACAACCCTGCTATGCTTCGCGCTACGGTCGAGGTGAACGACCGGCAACCGAATCGGCTCCTCTCGTTCATGGACGCCCACGTCGATGTTTCGGGAGAGCGAGTCGCCGTGCTCGGGCTCGCGTTCAAACCAGGCACCGACGATGTCCGGGACTCTCGTGCGATTCCCGTCATCGAGGGACTACAGGAACGCGGCGCTAACGTCGTCGCCTACGATCCGGTTGCGGCCGAGAATATGCAGGAGCACTTCCCAGGCATTAACTACGCTTCAAGCGCATCAGCCGCTCTCGGCAGCGCTGTTGCCGCGCTCGTCGTGACTGACTGGGAGGAAATTACCGAAATTGAAGAGGAATTCGATACGATGGCGACGCCTGTAGTGATCGACGGTCGGCGTGCTATCGACCGACGTGACGGCATCGTCTACGAAGGGCTGACTTGGTAG
- the aglF gene encoding UTP--glucose-1-phosphate uridylyltransferase AglF has product MQAVVLAAGEGTRLRPLTEEKPKGMVEVDGDPILTHCFDTLVDLGASELIVVVGYMKETIIQHYGDEYEGVPITYAHQREQKGLAHALLTVEDHIDDDFMLILGDNVFEANLQDVVRRQAEDRADAAFLVEEVPMEEASRYGVCDTNKYGEIVDVIEKPDNPPSNLVMTGFYTFTPAIFHACHLVQPSDRGEYEISDAVGLLLESGRTIDAIPLDGWRMDIGYPEDRDEAERRLREGAETKANA; this is encoded by the coding sequence ATGCAAGCAGTCGTTCTCGCCGCAGGCGAGGGGACACGGCTTCGACCGTTAACCGAGGAGAAACCAAAGGGGATGGTCGAGGTCGACGGTGACCCGATTCTCACGCATTGTTTCGATACCCTCGTTGACCTCGGCGCGAGTGAGCTCATCGTCGTTGTTGGATATATGAAAGAGACGATCATCCAGCATTACGGCGACGAGTACGAGGGCGTTCCCATCACGTACGCGCACCAGCGCGAACAGAAGGGACTCGCCCACGCGCTCCTTACTGTCGAAGATCACATTGACGACGACTTCATGCTCATTCTCGGTGACAACGTCTTCGAGGCGAACCTTCAGGACGTGGTCCGCCGGCAGGCCGAGGACCGCGCGGATGCGGCGTTCCTCGTTGAAGAGGTCCCAATGGAGGAAGCATCACGCTACGGCGTCTGTGACACCAACAAGTACGGCGAGATCGTCGACGTGATCGAGAAGCCGGATAATCCGCCCTCGAATCTCGTGATGACCGGCTTCTACACCTTCACACCGGCGATATTTCACGCCTGCCACCTCGTGCAGCCGAGCGACCGCGGCGAGTACGAGATCAGCGACGCGGTCGGGTTGCTCTTAGAGAGTGGTCGGACTATCGATGCCATCCCGCTTGATGGCTGGCGGATGGACATCGGTTATCCCGAAGATCGCGACGAGGCGGAGCGACGCCTGCGTGAGGGAGCCGAGACGAAAGCGAATGCGTGA
- a CDS encoding PHP domain-containing protein → MKQYDLQVHTDASPCSRASPADVVDAAIDAGLEGIAITNHDTLAGYDEVADLAPADLNVIPGVEVTTTQGHLLALYVNDEPPQTDPVTVIEHVHEQDGIAILSHPFDRFREYYDTDLDAIASRVDAVEVQNSRCLLSRFNRHAREFATQHDLAITGGSDAHFPMEVGRSTTVCEPPLREAIESTATQTAGRGGYLSGHTATKLNDALRMVNL, encoded by the coding sequence GTGAAGCAGTACGACCTCCAAGTGCATACCGACGCATCGCCGTGCTCACGAGCCTCTCCAGCTGACGTTGTCGATGCGGCCATTGATGCGGGATTAGAGGGGATTGCTATCACAAACCACGATACGTTAGCGGGATACGATGAGGTCGCCGATCTCGCGCCTGCTGACCTAAACGTGATTCCTGGGGTAGAAGTAACGACGACACAGGGCCATCTTCTCGCGTTGTACGTTAATGATGAACCACCGCAAACCGACCCAGTAACCGTAATTGAACACGTCCACGAGCAAGATGGGATTGCGATCCTCTCACATCCGTTTGACAGATTTCGAGAGTATTACGACACAGATCTCGACGCAATAGCCTCACGCGTTGACGCCGTTGAAGTGCAAAATTCACGTTGTCTACTCTCTCGATTCAACCGTCACGCCCGAGAGTTCGCTACTCAGCACGACTTAGCGATCACGGGCGGAAGCGATGCCCACTTTCCAATGGAGGTGGGACGGTCTACGACCGTTTGTGAGCCGCCACTGCGTGAGGCTATCGAATCTACAGCAACCCAGACAGCAGGACGAGGGGGCTATCTCTCGGGCCATACTGCGACGAAACTGAATGACGCACTCAGAATGGTGAATCTCTGA
- a CDS encoding NAD(P)-dependent oxidoreductase has protein sequence MDSEDRQYDSVVVTGGTGFLGLHTCQYFAEQGWDVTALDLKPFSEEDDTEDLEYIEGDVRNEESVSEAIEEADADVIVHSAAALPLWDDDEIWEVTVEGTRSVLWAAKEHDVERVVYISSTAVYGTHDTHPITEESPLDGVGPYGDAKIEAENVCRDFRRMGMCVPIIRPKTFIGPQRLGVFQVLFDWIEDGANIPMVGWGNNKYQLLHVHDLVRAIKMMFTLDKNEVNDAFNVGATEYRTMKEDFQASIDEAGTGKRVVGTPATLTRFTLRVLNKLNLSPLYPWVYETAHEDSYVSVEKLCDLGWEAKYSNQEALVDTYRWYLKNYEESEGSTGKDHRVAWDQGALQIVKWLFMKF, from the coding sequence ATGGACTCCGAGGATCGCCAGTATGATTCTGTCGTTGTCACTGGCGGAACTGGCTTTCTGGGACTCCACACGTGCCAGTACTTTGCTGAGCAGGGATGGGACGTAACTGCGCTCGACCTCAAACCGTTCAGCGAGGAAGACGATACAGAGGACCTGGAATACATAGAGGGAGACGTACGTAACGAGGAGAGCGTGTCTGAGGCAATCGAGGAAGCCGACGCGGATGTAATCGTCCACAGTGCGGCAGCACTCCCTCTGTGGGACGATGACGAGATCTGGGAGGTGACAGTCGAGGGGACTCGGTCGGTGTTGTGGGCCGCGAAAGAACACGACGTTGAACGAGTGGTCTATATTTCGTCCACAGCCGTCTATGGGACTCACGATACCCATCCAATCACCGAGGAATCTCCGTTAGACGGTGTCGGTCCATACGGAGACGCGAAAATTGAAGCCGAAAATGTGTGTCGAGACTTCCGTCGGATGGGGATGTGTGTCCCTATTATTCGCCCAAAAACATTCATCGGACCACAGCGGCTTGGCGTGTTTCAGGTCTTGTTCGACTGGATTGAGGATGGGGCAAACATACCGATGGTCGGGTGGGGGAACAACAAGTATCAATTACTCCACGTGCACGATCTCGTTCGAGCAATCAAGATGATGTTCACCTTGGACAAGAATGAGGTGAATGACGCGTTCAACGTAGGTGCGACTGAATACAGGACGATGAAAGAAGACTTCCAAGCCTCAATTGATGAGGCGGGAACAGGAAAGCGAGTTGTCGGAACACCAGCGACACTAACCCGATTTACACTCCGAGTGTTGAACAAGCTCAATCTGTCACCGCTCTATCCATGGGTGTATGAAACCGCTCACGAGGACTCGTACGTCTCTGTTGAGAAGTTATGCGATCTCGGATGGGAAGCAAAATACTCGAATCAAGAGGCGTTGGTTGACACGTATCGGTGGTATTTAAAGAACTATGAAGAAAGTGAAGGTTCAACTGGGAAAGACCATCGCGTTGCGTGGGATCAAGGTGCACTTCAAATTGTAAAGTGGTTATTTATGAAATTCTGA
- the aglM gene encoding UDP-glucose 6-dehydrogenase AglM, with protein sequence MRINVVGSGYVGTTLAASLADLRHEVTAIDIDDGVAAALNDGRAPIHEPGLGDLVAEHAGDRLRATTSYADVPEADLTFLAIQTPSHEDGSIDTDALCAAAEMTGEVLAGGTDRHLVVVKSTVTPPSLPEVSDALATGLGEPLAGDGGDRVAFGANPEFLREGTAVSDFREPDKLVFGTTVDWADELLDGVYAPLLAEHDAPVVRTDPATAMMIKYANNAFLAAKVSLINDLGNVCKAFDIDTYEVAEAIGLDDRIGERFLRSGLGWGGSCFPKDTNALIAAAEREGYSPAMLHAAADVNDRQPARLVDLLEAKVDLDGAQIAVLGLAFKPGTDDVRNSRSIPVIEALRERGATVVAYDPVAIENMRERFLDLEYADSAADALAGADGAAIVTDWDEFAALNSEFDAMAEPIVVDGRRVVEPREGLNYDGLTW encoded by the coding sequence ATGCGAATTAACGTCGTCGGCTCCGGCTACGTCGGTACGACGCTTGCGGCCTCCCTTGCTGATTTGCGCCACGAGGTGACCGCGATCGACATCGACGACGGGGTCGCCGCGGCGCTCAACGACGGCCGCGCCCCCATTCACGAACCGGGACTCGGCGACCTCGTCGCAGAACATGCTGGCGATCGATTGCGAGCCACGACATCCTATGCCGACGTTCCCGAAGCGGACCTGACGTTCCTCGCGATCCAGACCCCTTCACACGAAGACGGCAGTATCGACACGGACGCGCTGTGTGCGGCCGCCGAGATGACCGGCGAGGTGCTCGCCGGCGGCACCGATCGCCATCTGGTCGTGGTCAAGAGCACGGTCACGCCGCCGTCACTCCCCGAGGTTTCCGATGCTCTCGCGACTGGGCTGGGCGAACCGCTCGCCGGTGACGGGGGCGACCGCGTCGCCTTCGGCGCGAACCCGGAGTTCCTCCGGGAGGGAACGGCCGTGTCGGACTTCCGCGAGCCGGACAAGCTCGTGTTCGGGACTACCGTTGACTGGGCCGACGAGTTACTCGACGGCGTCTATGCGCCGCTGCTGGCCGAGCACGACGCACCGGTCGTCCGCACCGACCCGGCAACTGCGATGATGATCAAGTACGCCAACAATGCCTTCCTCGCTGCGAAAGTGAGCCTGATCAACGACCTCGGCAACGTCTGCAAGGCGTTCGACATTGACACCTACGAGGTCGCCGAGGCCATCGGTCTCGATGACCGTATCGGCGAACGCTTCCTCCGGAGCGGCCTCGGGTGGGGCGGAAGCTGTTTCCCGAAGGACACGAACGCGCTCATCGCCGCCGCTGAGCGTGAAGGCTATTCCCCGGCGATGTTGCATGCGGCCGCCGATGTGAACGACCGCCAGCCTGCGCGGCTCGTCGACCTGTTGGAGGCGAAGGTGGATCTCGATGGAGCGCAGATCGCAGTTCTGGGCCTGGCGTTCAAGCCGGGAACCGACGACGTTCGCAACTCCCGTTCGATCCCCGTGATCGAAGCGTTGCGAGAGCGGGGTGCGACCGTCGTCGCCTACGACCCAGTCGCAATTGAAAACATGCGCGAGCGGTTCCTGGACCTGGAGTACGCGGACTCAGCTGCGGACGCGCTCGCCGGTGCCGATGGTGCCGCTATCGTCACCGATTGGGACGAATTCGCCGCGCTCAATTCGGAGTTCGACGCGATGGCAGAACCCATAGTTGTCGACGGTCGTCGCGTGGTCGAACCGCGGGAGGGACTGAACTACGACGGGCTGACGTGGTGA
- a CDS encoding transposase, whose translation MSPTVTKTLQATFAPPTAHKQSKLTDLLETYRDGLQEAFDAGASTMSAVSDIVTPYDLPYQAKAALCNYVPKLRKTYNAKELDDGHPIRLTNQAAKFDHSEEREYEFTWWVPRPGRGTNFWIPLRINPEQEDLWHDLVSEDAKAGEIRLQQHRQNWVLHVTVEYPVEEPATDGDATHIGLDIGETALITGCALKDGSPTDPFVCSGSRAKHLRKEMHTTLKRLQERDASEWRIEDRFSHYQNALTDIVEKASRQAVEYATQFENPVLVMEDLTYIRERLDYGKYMNRRLHSWAFARLQGRIEDKATEAGIPVEYVNPAYTSKTCHSCHRIGRRDSQAEFRCPNDDCHVSTFQADINASANIARRIDPWGESVPFDKAERDDSPRDGSGCDTATTHREKSVPAQMTLTAYEESKPSASDD comes from the coding sequence GTGTCTCCGACCGTCACGAAGACGTTGCAGGCGACGTTCGCGCCACCCACCGCGCACAAGCAGTCGAAACTCACCGACCTGCTCGAAACCTACCGTGACGGTCTGCAAGAGGCGTTCGACGCCGGGGCGAGTACCATGTCGGCGGTGAGTGACATCGTGACGCCCTACGACCTGCCGTATCAAGCTAAAGCCGCGCTCTGCAACTACGTCCCGAAACTCCGCAAGACGTACAACGCCAAGGAGTTGGACGACGGCCACCCGATACGGCTCACGAATCAGGCTGCAAAGTTCGACCACTCCGAAGAACGCGAGTACGAGTTCACGTGGTGGGTTCCGCGTCCCGGTCGGGGAACGAACTTCTGGATACCGCTCCGCATCAATCCCGAACAGGAAGACCTCTGGCACGACCTCGTATCGGAGGACGCGAAGGCGGGGGAGATACGGCTTCAACAGCACCGGCAGAACTGGGTACTGCACGTCACCGTCGAGTACCCGGTTGAAGAACCAGCGACGGACGGTGACGCCACGCACATCGGCTTAGACATCGGAGAAACCGCTCTCATCACGGGCTGTGCCCTCAAGGACGGTTCTCCGACTGACCCGTTCGTGTGTAGCGGAAGTAGAGCGAAGCATCTCCGCAAAGAGATGCACACGACCCTGAAACGACTCCAAGAGCGTGACGCATCCGAGTGGCGGATTGAAGACCGCTTCTCGCACTACCAGAACGCGCTCACCGACATCGTGGAGAAAGCGTCTCGGCAGGCCGTCGAGTACGCCACACAGTTTGAGAATCCGGTGTTGGTGATGGAGGACTTGACGTACATCCGTGAGCGTCTCGACTACGGGAAGTACATGAATCGTCGGCTTCACTCGTGGGCGTTCGCCCGACTGCAAGGGCGCATCGAGGACAAGGCGACGGAAGCAGGCATCCCAGTCGAGTACGTGAATCCGGCGTACACCTCGAAGACGTGCCACTCGTGCCACCGTATCGGTCGGCGGGACTCTCAAGCCGAGTTCCGGTGTCCGAACGACGACTGCCACGTTTCGACGTTTCAGGCCGACATCAACGCTTCCGCGAATATCGCACGACGGATTGACCCGTGGGGAGAGAGCGTCCCGTTTGACAAGGCGGAACGCGATGACTCGCCACGGGATGGGAGCGGTTGTGACACCGCCACGACTCACCGTGAGAAGAGCGTACCAGCGCAGATGACGCTCACGGCCTACGAAGAGTCGAAACCCTCTGCCAGCGACGACTGA